In Nocardia asteroides, a single genomic region encodes these proteins:
- a CDS encoding acyl-CoA dehydrogenase family protein, which produces MRRDLFTPDHESFRELVRTFVEKQVVPNYVGWEKDGKLPRELFAEMGELGMLGIALPEEHGGAGLRDYRYNVILQEEAYRAQVTLGTVRTQLDVILPYFLEYANDEQRARWFPGLANGTLLTAVAMTEPGTGSDLAGMRTSAVRDGDEYVLNGAKTFITGGLLADLVIVVARTSTDPENRRAGLTLLVVEDGMPGFERGRELEKMGCKVQDTMELSFTDVRVPARNRLGEEGAAFGYLGHNLPQERLTVAVGSVAQARAAIAATIDYTKERKAFGTPVASFQNTKFELAAMSAEVEAAQTMIDRAVLDLVDGVLSGADAARVKLFCTETQARVVDRCLQLFGGYGYMMEYPIARLYTDARVARIYAGTSEVMKMIVARDLGLS; this is translated from the coding sequence GTGCGCCGCGATCTCTTCACCCCCGACCACGAGTCCTTCCGCGAACTGGTGCGGACCTTCGTGGAGAAGCAGGTGGTGCCGAACTACGTCGGCTGGGAGAAGGACGGCAAGCTGCCGCGCGAGCTCTTCGCCGAGATGGGCGAGCTCGGCATGCTCGGCATCGCGCTGCCCGAGGAGCACGGGGGAGCGGGGCTGCGCGACTACCGCTACAACGTGATCCTGCAGGAGGAGGCGTACCGGGCGCAGGTCACGCTCGGCACGGTCCGCACCCAGCTGGACGTCATCCTGCCGTACTTCCTGGAGTACGCGAACGACGAACAGCGGGCGCGCTGGTTCCCCGGGCTGGCGAACGGCACCCTGCTCACCGCCGTCGCCATGACCGAGCCGGGCACCGGCTCCGACCTGGCCGGCATGCGCACCAGCGCGGTCAGGGACGGCGACGAGTACGTGCTGAACGGCGCCAAGACCTTCATCACCGGCGGGCTCCTCGCCGACCTGGTGATCGTGGTCGCGCGCACCTCGACGGACCCGGAGAACCGCCGTGCCGGGCTCACCCTGCTGGTGGTCGAGGACGGCATGCCCGGCTTCGAGCGCGGCCGCGAGCTGGAGAAGATGGGCTGCAAGGTGCAGGACACCATGGAGCTCTCCTTCACCGACGTCCGGGTGCCCGCCCGCAACCGGCTCGGCGAAGAGGGCGCCGCCTTCGGCTACCTCGGCCACAACCTGCCGCAGGAGCGGCTCACCGTCGCCGTCGGCTCGGTCGCCCAGGCGCGCGCCGCCATCGCCGCCACCATCGACTACACGAAGGAGCGCAAGGCCTTCGGCACCCCGGTCGCCTCGTTCCAGAACACCAAGTTCGAGCTGGCCGCCATGAGCGCCGAGGTCGAGGCGGCGCAGACCATGATCGACCGGGCCGTGCTCGACCTGGTGGACGGCGTGCTCTCCGGCGCCGACGCCGCCCGGGTGAAGCTCTTCTGCACCGAGACCCAGGCCAGGGTGGTCGACCGCTGCCTGCAGCTGTTCGGCGGGTACGGCTACATGATGGAGTATCCGATCGCCCGGCTCTACACCGATGCCCGCGTGGCCCGGATCTACGCCGGGACCAGCGAAGTGATGAAGATGATCGTCGCAAGGGACCTCGGGCTCTCCTAG
- a CDS encoding thiolase family protein — MPEVVIAGAVRTAVGKRNGGLSGVHPADLSAVVLNALAERTGLDPALVDDVIWGCVSQVGDQSSNIGRYAVLAAGWPESIPGTTVNRACGSSQQALDFAAQAVLSGQQDVVVAGGVESMSRVPLGAAKAGGAPYGPRALARYNGFEFNQGIGAELIAEKWGFDRTRVDEFSVLSHERAAAAQDAGAFADQIVAVDGITADEGIRRGSTVEKLAGLKPAFREDGVIHAGNSSQISDGAAALLLTTPEKARELGLTPLARYHAGAVAGSDPVLMLTGPIPATEKVLRKTGLGIGDIGVFEVNEAFAPVPLAWIAETGADPALVNPLGGAIALGHPLGGSGAVLMTRMLHHMRDNGIRYGLQTMCEGGGTANATVVELVS; from the coding sequence ATGCCCGAGGTAGTCATCGCCGGAGCGGTCCGCACCGCCGTCGGCAAGCGCAACGGCGGCCTGTCCGGGGTACACCCGGCCGACCTCTCCGCCGTCGTGCTGAACGCGCTCGCCGAGCGCACCGGGCTGGACCCGGCCCTGGTGGACGACGTGATCTGGGGCTGCGTCTCCCAGGTGGGCGACCAGTCGAGCAATATCGGCAGGTACGCGGTGCTTGCCGCGGGCTGGCCGGAGAGCATCCCCGGCACCACGGTGAACCGCGCCTGCGGATCGTCGCAGCAGGCCCTCGACTTCGCCGCGCAGGCGGTGCTCTCCGGCCAGCAGGACGTGGTGGTCGCCGGCGGGGTCGAGTCCATGAGCCGGGTGCCGCTCGGCGCGGCCAAGGCGGGCGGCGCGCCGTACGGGCCGCGCGCCCTTGCCCGCTACAACGGCTTCGAGTTCAACCAGGGGATCGGCGCCGAGCTGATCGCCGAGAAGTGGGGCTTCGACCGCACCCGGGTGGACGAGTTCTCCGTGCTCTCGCACGAGCGCGCCGCCGCCGCCCAGGACGCGGGGGCCTTCGCCGACCAGATCGTCGCGGTCGACGGCATCACCGCGGACGAGGGCATCCGCCGCGGCAGCACCGTCGAGAAGCTGGCCGGGCTGAAACCCGCCTTCCGCGAAGACGGCGTGATCCACGCGGGCAACTCCTCGCAGATCTCCGACGGCGCCGCCGCCCTGCTGCTCACCACCCCGGAGAAGGCCCGCGAGCTCGGCCTGACCCCGCTGGCCCGCTACCACGCGGGTGCCGTAGCAGGCTCGGATCCGGTGCTCATGCTCACCGGCCCCATCCCGGCCACCGAGAAGGTGCTGCGCAAGACCGGCCTCGGCATCGGCGACATCGGCGTGTTCGAGGTGAACGAGGCGTTCGCCCCGGTCCCGCTGGCCTGGATCGCCGAAACCGGCGCGGACCCGGCCCTGGTCAACCCGCTCGGCGGCGCCATCGCGCTCGGCCACCCGCTCGGCGGCTCCGGCGCCGTGCTGATGACCCGGATGCTGCACCACATGCGCGACAACGGCATCCGCTACGGCCTGCAGACCATGTGCGAGGGCGGCGGCACCGCCAACGCCACCGTCGTCGAGCTGGTGAGCTGA